One window of Magallana gigas chromosome 2, xbMagGiga1.1, whole genome shotgun sequence genomic DNA carries:
- the LOC136272679 gene encoding acetylcholine receptor subunit beta-type unc-29-like: MERLHLTLRTLLLLCVVYNVYTYNITDEDQLHKDLFTNYNNELRAGNDRDFPLNVSMTFYLMAIKEFVEATSKFSVNSVFIITWRDERLSWNPAMYQNIQKTMVSQNKIWLPTMVTSNPFEEAQGLGSDLVKVFLYSDGSCVWVIMQSFEVICDANVKYYPFDKQFCSIRFGTYSFDSNWLNITFPNSDINLIYYEENGLWEIEDTLAFSTVDRGAAEIIFGIYLKRRSTYYIASLLVPMTFVAVLQSFVFLLPNESGERIGFSVTMLLASVVFLTLIQEKLPESSEPSVSILGYLLLGYISLGGVVTLVVIISSNLYIETKPVPKWLQHLCCERQTDTDGSELYSIKDVPPAQQEDGFKEQCELCWKKIGMKFDRFCFVMSIILYVVQVIIFIAIVRD; encoded by the coding sequence ATGGAGAGATTGCACCTGACCTTGAGGACGCTTTTACTGTTGTGTGtggtatacaatgtatatacatacaATATTACCGACGAGGACCAGCTCCACAAAGATCTGTTCACTAACTACAATAACGAACTCCGTGCTGGAAATGACCGGGACTTTCCACTCAACGTATCCATGACATTCTATTTGATGGCCATCAAAGAATTCGTGGAGGCCACGAGTAAATTCTCGGTGAATAGTGTGTTTATAATAACGTGGCGAGACGAACGATTATCATGGAACCCAGCGATGTACCAAAATATTCAGAAGACAATGGTTTCTCAAAATAAGATCTGGTTGCCAACCATGGTTACCTCAAACCCTTTTGAGGAAGCCCAGGGACTTGGAAGTGATTTGGTAAAAGTTTTTCTGTACAGTGATGGTTCGTGTGTTTGGGTCATCATGCAGTCTTTCGAAGTTATATGTGACGCCAATGTGAAATACTATCCATTCGATAAGCAGTTTTGTTCGATCAGATTTGGTACATACTCTTTTGACTCGAATTGGCTTAATATAACGTTTCCAAATTCAGACATCAATTTGATTTACTATGAGGAAAATGGCTTATGGGAGATCGAGGACACCTTGGCATTTAGTACTGTCGATCGCGGCGCCGCGGAAATCATATTTGGAATATACTTGAAACGTCGATCTACTTATTACATAGCCAGTCTGTTAGTCCCTATGACGTTTGTAGCTGTTTTACAGTCATTCGTTTTCCTACTTCCGAACGAGTCGGGAGAGAGGATAGGATTTTCCGTGACAATGTTACTGGCGAGCGTCGTGTTTCTGACTCTTATTCAGGAGAAACTTCCGGAATCATCCGAGCCCAGCGTCTCCATACTGGGTTACCTGTTACTAGGATACATTTCCCTTGGAGGTGTAGTTACTCTCGTAGTCATTATTAGTTCTAATCTGTATATTGAAACCAAACCTGTCCCAAAATGGCTGCAGCATCTCTGTTGTGAAAGACAAACTGACACGGATGGTTCTGAATTATACAGTATTAAAGATGTCCCCCCTGCGCAACAGGAAGATGGTTTTAAAGAACAATGCGAGTTGTGTTGGAAGAAAATTGGCATGAAGTTTGACCGATTCTGTTTTGTAATGTCTATAATTTTGTATGTTGTacaagttatcattttcattgCTATCGTACGTGATTGA